A stretch of Arachis hypogaea cultivar Tifrunner chromosome 15, arahy.Tifrunner.gnm2.J5K5, whole genome shotgun sequence DNA encodes these proteins:
- the LOC112747425 gene encoding patatin-like protein 4, protein MKHLELYPMMDRADDCSNILLLSLGCGVQPPVSAPGWTVSTVNQFSQMGWMIQLETKRSPILESIGAASTDIVDYYAYSVFKARNAERNYLRVQTDALTPDMDKMDNADPVNLQNLVDIANKMIDGNVKKINPVTFQLEPMDDTTTYKQELIRYAKILSDERKGRIAKLGSKKY, encoded by the exons ATGAAACATCTAGAGTTATACCCAATGATGGACAGAGCAGACGACTGCTCCAATATTCTACTGCTGTCTCTGGGTTGTGGAGTTCAACCACCGGTCTCTGCGCCGGGATGGACGGTTAGCACAGTAAATCAATTTAGTCAAATGGGATGGATGATTCAACTTGAGACTAAAAGATCCCCTATATTGGAAAGTATCGGTGCTGCATCAACAGACATAGTGGATTATTACGCTTATAGTGTCTTTAAAGCTCGTAACGCTGAGCGCAATTACCTTCGAGTTCAG ACGGATGCTCTGACCCCAGATATGGATAAGATGGACAATGCAGACCCGGTTAACTTGCAGAATCTGGTGGATATTGCGAATAAGATGATAGATGGAAACGTTAAAAAAATCAATCCAGTAACTTTCCAACTCGAACCTATGGATGATACTACTACGTATAAACAAGAGCTTATACG CTATGCTAAGATTCTGTCCGACGAGAGGAAGGGTCGAATCGCTAAATTAGGATCCAAGAAATATTAG